A section of the Phaseolus vulgaris cultivar G19833 chromosome 8, P. vulgaris v2.0, whole genome shotgun sequence genome encodes:
- the LOC137824817 gene encoding uncharacterized protein, with product MSVEAQRADDAFDVDLIFTKADLQDVVPHDNDPVVISMVTVGRKMHCVLVDQGISADVMFWTTFNKLQLSPDMLRPYDGCLYGFAGDQLEVRGHLELRTTFTDGIASRTENIRYVVVNASSAYNMLLGRPTLNRLGAVPSARHMKIKLPDLAGKVITIKSDQKEAKRCYENNLKIKKGVFMVTTRPPYTEEVM from the coding sequence ATGTCGGTAGAAGCACAAAGGGCCGACGATGCTTTCGATGTCGACCTTATCTTTACCAAGGCCGACCTTCAAGATGTTGTtccccatgacaacgacccgGTGGTGATCTCAATGGTAACCGTAGGAAGGAAGATGCACTGTGTGCTAGTGGATCAGGGAatctcggcagacgtgatgttctggacgactttcaacaagctgcaactGTCCCCTGACATGCTAAGGCCCTACGatggctgcttgtacggtttcgcGGGAGACCAGTTGGAGGTGCGCGGACACTTAGAGCTGAGGACCACTTTCACGGATGGTATTGCATCCCGTACAGAGAACATTAGGTATGTTGTCGTCAATGCCTCCTCCGCTTATAACATGTTGTTGGGTAGACCTACGCTGAACAGGTTGGGGGCGGTGCCGTCggcgaggcacatgaagattaAGCTTCCTGACTTGGCAGGaaaggtgattaccatcaagtcagatcagaagGAGGCCAAGAGATGTTACGAGAACAACCTCAAAATAAAGAAAGGGGTGTTCATGGTCACTACAAGACCACCGTACACAGAGGAGGTGATGTGA